The following proteins are encoded in a genomic region of Ammospiza caudacuta isolate bAmmCau1 chromosome 3, bAmmCau1.pri, whole genome shotgun sequence:
- the PHF3 gene encoding PHD finger protein 3 isoform X4 has product MDVKHERKSLTRFMVGCGRCDDWFHGDCVGLSLSQAQQMGEEDKEYVCVKCCAEEDKKMECFDQNVLGTQVKLEHKEEKAIECEKLGASKQTPTCNLNTAAEKTKQTEDTGKHKVKIFRRESGDGKNLPESRDSDTKKGQHVPARKGSQTTAIPRRSPEDKNEKISKESLSTMERCTKSGVHEKQEIKKKKNEKGSSSATHLPASKPSADQIRQSVKQSLKEILMKRLTDSSLKIPEERAAKVATRIERELYSFFRDTDAKYKNKYRSLMFNLKDPKNNILFKKVLKGEVTPDHLIKMSPEELASKELAAWRQRENRHTIEMIEKEQREVERRPITKITHKGEIEIESETPMKEQEEVMEIQEPNMKLFEKSEEAEKDKEINESASPDTTSQHKNHLFDLNCKICIGRMAPPTDDVSGKKVKVSVGVARKQSDNEAESIADALSSTSSILASELLEDDKQDSSKSFTPLPKSETPGTVECESLFLARLNFIWKGFINMPSVAKFVIKAYPVSGSFEYLTEDLPDSIQVGGRISPHTVWDYVEKIKASGTKEICVVRFTPVTEEDQISYALLFAYFSSRKRYGVAANNMKQVKDLYLIPLGSSDKVPHHLVPFDGPGIEIHRPNLLLGLIIRQKMKRQITAVSSVTSSFTDEAAENTLSSLPPEKKSKPSKPEVSHHDLALEEEEENNFFNSFTTVLHKQRNKPQQSNTDDAPAVIEPLVESTKHEPPKPLRFLPGVLVGWENQPSTLELANKPLPVDDILQSLLGTTGQVYEHSKSEAGPSEDIPLLNEQAALKEETMDVAEVTAEAGEAKTGLDEPQESTNAAATVDAAAVGTSSSARSTGSLIGLTLKGKPPDVSTEAFLANLSAQAQNKETEESKENDSKRQIPDKDSVAQEVRRSTNSSFSSSSNSGKKPSENNVNVGSAEGTTANTSKSPPFINLKRDPRQAAGRSQQTNISENKDGDVSRNEDRQNASGNDQGEPENKQLSGEGGLNLYQSETQTNETPFSSAAAKADNTVASQAEDTKHSQEDGLMQNIETVNSFRRGQATTSSHFETENSSRSEFISKVPSPVASGSFSSVGPPQQNFQHSKSNPPGFQFQAPVPHNFPPQNNPMFGFPPHLPPPLLPPPGFGFPQNPMMPWPPVAHLSGQPPQYAGPIAQGLPVAHKQSRFLGPENFFQSKDSRRPERRHSDPWGREEQHLERGFSRGKNDRQRLYSETHHPKKDRHEKEWSNEKYWEQDSERNRRRDRNQEKERERKSREEGQRDKERARSPHSDRAADGKSPRETRNPEKKTEKPKSDEQAHEKDKEREKSKDKHRERESEKNRERHRDHSDRTKSKR; this is encoded by the exons ATGGATGTAAAGCACGAAAGAAAATCACTCACTAG GTTTATGGTAGGTTGTGGTAGATGTGATGATTGGTTTCATGGTGATTGTGTTGGACTGAGCCTTTCTCAAGCACAGCAGATGGGTGAAGAAGATAAAGAGTATGTGTGTGTGAAATGCTGTGctgaagaagacaaaaaaatggAGTGCTTTGATCAAAATGTACTAGGTACTCAAGTGAAACTTGAgcataaagaagaaaaagcaattgaGTGTGAAAAACTGGGGGCGTCAAAGCAAACACCTACTTGTAATCTAAATACAGCGGCTGAAAAAACGAAGCAGACGGAGGACACTGGGAAGCACAAAGTCAAAATCTTCAGACGG GAATCTGGGGATGGGAAGAATTTACCAGAGTCCAGAGACTCTGATACTAAAAAAGGGCAGCATGTTCCTGCTCGGAAGGGATCACAAACTACTGCAATTCCTCGGCGGTCCCCtgaagataaaaatgaaaaaataagtaaaGAATCCCTTAGTACAATGGAAAGGTGCACAAAATCAG GTGTGCATGAGAAacaagaaattaagaaaaagaaaaatgagaaaggaTCCAGTAGTGCAACACATCTGCCAGCTTCCAAGCCTTCTGCGGATCAGATAAGACAAAGTGTTAAGCAGTCTCTTAAGGAAATTCTTATGAAAAG ATTGACAGACTCCAGTTTAAAGATTCCTgaggagagagcagcaaaagTTGCCACAAGGATTGAAAGAGAGCTATATTCTTTTTTTCGAGACACGGATGCGAAGTATAAGAACAAATACAGAAGTTTAATGTTCAATCTCAAAGATCCTAAAAATAAT aTACTATTTAAGAAAGTACTGAAAGGAGAGGTTACTCCAGATCATCTAATAAAAATGAGCCCAGAAGAACTGGCTTCCAAAGAGCTGGCTGCttggagacagagagaaaacagacaT ACAATTGAAATGATTGAGAAAGAGCAGAGGGAGGTTGAAAGAAGACCTATCACAAAAATTACTCACAAAGGAGAAATAGAAATTGAAAGTGAGACACCAATGAAAGAACAAGAGGAAGTAATGGAAATTCAG GAACCTAATATGAAGTTGTTTGAGAAGTCAGAAGAAGCTGAAAAGGATAAGGAAATAAATGAATCTGCATCTCCGGACACCACAAGTCAACATAAAAATCATCTCTTCGATCTAAACTGCAAAATCTGCATAG GCCGAATGGCACCACCTACTGATGATGTGTCAGGGAAGAAGGTGAAGGTGTCTGTCGGGGTTGCACGGAAGCAGTCCGACAATGAAGCAGAGAGCATTGCAGATGCACTCTCCTCCACATCAAGTATTTTAGCTTCAGAATTACTGGAAGATGATAAGCAGGACTCATCAAAGTCATTCACACCTCTCCCAAA GTCAGAAACGCCTGGTACTGTGGAATGTGAAAGTCTGTTTCTGGCACGCCTGAATTTCATCTGGAAGGGCTTTATCAATATGCCTTCAGTAGCAAAATTTGTTATTAAGGCTTATCCAGTTTCTGGCTCCTTTGAGTATTTAACAGag GATTTACCTGATAGTATTCAAGTAGGTGGCAGGATATCTCCCCACACTGTCTGGGATTATGTAGAAAAAATCAAAGCTTCAGGGACCAAG GAGATCTGCGTGGTTCGCTTTACCCCGGTAACCGAAGAAGATCAGATCTCCTATGCATTGCTGTTCGCCTATTTCAGCAGTAGAAAACGTTACGGTGTAGCGGCCAATAATATGAAGCAAGTGAAAGATTTGTACCTCATCCCTTTAGGTTCCTCAGACAAAGTCCCTCATCACCTTGTGCCTTTTGATGGGCCTG GGATTGAAATACATCGACCAAATTTATTACTGGGATTGATAATTCGCCAGAAGATGAAGAGGCAGATTACTGCTGTTTCAAGTGTAACCAGTAGTTTTACAGATGAAGCTGCTGAAAATACCTTGAGTAGCTTGCCAccagagaagaaaagcaagcCAAGCAAACCTGAAGTCTCACATCATGATTTGGCActagaagaagaagaggaaaataatttttttaattccttcacAACTGTGCTGCACAAGCAGAGAAATAAACCACAGCAGTCTAATACAGACGATGCTCCAGCAGTTATTGAACCGTTGGTGGAAAGTACCAAACATGAACCACCAAAGCCTCTCAGGTTTCTTCCTGGAGTCCTGGTTGGATGGGAAAATCAGCCTTCTACTCTGGAGCTAGCAAATAAACCTTTGCCAGTGGATGATATTCTTCAAAGCCTGTTGGGCACAACAGGGCAGGTGTATGAGCACAGCAAGTCAGAAGCAGGTCCTAGTGAAGACATACCATTATTAAATGAACAGGCAGCCTTGAAAGAAGAAACCATGGATGTTGCTGAGGTAACTGCTGAAGCTGGTGAAGCAAAGACTGGTTTGGATGAGCCTCAAGAATCCACTAATGCTGCTGCAACTGTGGATGCAGCAGCTGTAGGGACCTCAAGTTCTGCTAGAAGTACTGGTTCTTTGATAGGGCTGACTCTTAAGGGAAAACCTCCAGATGTCTCCACAGAAGCATTTTTAGCAAATTTGTCTGCTCAAGCACAGAATAAGGAAACTgaagaaagtaaagaaaatgaCTCAAAGCGACAGATACCAGACAAAGATAGTGTTGCACAGGAAGTTAGAAGGAGCACAAATTCcagtttttcttcctcatcAAACTCAGGAAAAAAGCCCAGTGAGAACAATGTTAATGTAGGTTCTGCTGAAGGTACTACTGCTAATACCTCTAAATCGCCACCATTTATTAATCTTAAAAGAGACCCACGACAGGCAGCTGGACGAAGCCAGCAGActaatatttcagaaaacaagGATGGAGATGTTAGCAGAAATGAAGACCGACAAAATGCTTCAGGAAATGATCAAGGAGAACCAGAGAATAAACAACTTTCTGGAGAAGGGGGCTTAAACCTGTATCAAAGTGAGACTCAAACCAATGAGACACCGTTCAGTTCAGCTGCAGCTAAGGCAGATAACACAGTTGCATCACAAGCAGAAGATACCAAACACTCACAGGAAGATGGATTGATGCAAAATATTGAAACAGTGAACTCATTTAGAAGAGGACAAGCCACAACTTCATCTCATTTTGAAACTGAAAACTCTTCTCGTTCTGAATTTATTTCCAAAGTCCCAAGCCCTGTTGCAAGTGGCAGCTTCTCATCTGTTGGACCTCCTCAGCAGAATTTTCAGCATTCTAAATCTAATCCACCTGGATTTCAGTTTCAGGCTCCTGTACCTCATAACTTCCCTCCACAAAACAACCCTATGTTTGGATTTCCTCCTCATTTACCACCTCcgcttcttcctcctcctggctTTGGTTTTCCTCAAAATCCAATGATGCCATGGCCACCAGTAGCTCATTTATCAGGTCAGCCACCACAGTATGCCGGACCCATTGCACAAGGGCTACCAGTGGCTCACAAACAATCAAGATTTTTGGGACCagaaaatttttttcagagtaaAGACAGTAGGAGACCAGAAAGACGCCACAGCGATCCTTGGGGCAGAGAAGAACAGCATTTAGAGAGAGGATTCAGTAGAGGAAAAAATGATCGACAAAGACTTTACAGTGAAACCCATCACCCAAAAAAAGACAGACATGAAAAAGAATGGAGCAATGAAAAATACTGGGAGCAAGATTCCGAAAGAAACAGGCGCAGAGACAGAAaccaggaaaaagagagagagcgGAAGAGTAGAGAGGAAGGACAGAGAGACAAAGAAAGAGCGCGATCCCCACACAGTGATAGAGCTGCTGATGGAAAAAGCCCCAGAGAGACtagaaatccagaaaaaaagacagagaagCCTAAAAGTGATGAACAGGCTCATGAAAAAGataaggagagggagaaaagcaaagacaagCATAGAGAACGAGAAAGTGAAaagaacagagagagacatagGGACCACAGTGACAGAACTAAAAGCAAAAGGTAA